Proteins encoded by one window of Acidobacteriota bacterium:
- a CDS encoding insulinase family protein encodes MTKTQMKRAASVLLFFAALAICSPALAQQPGGDKGTSAKSVQRLNKAPVSHEVLQVQLPRPTETKLKNGLSVIVLEQHKLPTVAFVLWVKGGALADPKDLPGLAETSAAMLREGTAKRNSSQIATATDQLGATLSTNAAFGSGITSVSISGLVESADKMAELMSDVALNPAFPEPELAKYKSRKLPQLEEQRSDASFLAEEKFYEVLYRDFPAAVISATPESVKAITVSDLKKFHDTWFAPNNAILGVVGDVTQAQALALANKYFGGWAMHAVPASTLPPVPQSQPKKAYLIDRPGSVQTNLVTGNLGIKRTDADYISLVVMNRILGAGASSRLFLELREEKGYTYGSYSGFNANLYPGVVEATSEQRNAVTKAAMDSLLDELRKMREEPVPAAELDESKRSIVAVFALSLESPTNLLNRWLTVKYYGLPVDYWDTYPAKVNAITAQDIEQTAKKYIDLDHLQIVVVGDSKQPGTEEKENAKTIKDVVSGFAPTEMFDAEGKPMKAKAAAAEKPTGD; translated from the coding sequence ATGACGAAGACACAGATGAAACGCGCAGCTTCAGTCCTGCTCTTCTTCGCGGCGCTGGCGATCTGCAGCCCAGCGCTCGCACAACAGCCCGGCGGTGATAAGGGGACCTCTGCCAAATCGGTGCAGCGGCTCAACAAGGCGCCGGTCAGCCATGAGGTGTTGCAGGTCCAGCTGCCGCGCCCGACCGAGACCAAGCTGAAGAACGGGCTTTCCGTCATCGTACTCGAGCAGCATAAGCTGCCCACCGTGGCCTTCGTCCTGTGGGTGAAGGGCGGCGCGCTCGCTGATCCGAAGGACCTTCCCGGGTTGGCGGAGACCTCCGCCGCGATGCTGCGCGAGGGCACGGCGAAACGCAATTCCTCCCAGATCGCCACGGCTACCGACCAGCTCGGCGCCACGCTGAGTACCAACGCCGCTTTCGGCTCGGGCATCACCAGCGTCTCCATCTCCGGCCTGGTGGAATCGGCCGACAAGATGGCCGAACTGATGAGCGACGTCGCGTTGAATCCCGCGTTTCCCGAGCCGGAGCTCGCGAAATACAAATCGCGCAAGCTGCCGCAGCTCGAAGAGCAGCGCTCCGATGCCAGCTTCCTGGCGGAGGAGAAGTTCTACGAAGTGCTGTATCGCGACTTCCCCGCCGCGGTGATCTCAGCCACGCCGGAATCAGTGAAGGCCATCACCGTCTCCGACTTGAAGAAGTTTCATGACACCTGGTTCGCCCCCAACAACGCCATCCTCGGCGTGGTAGGAGACGTGACGCAGGCGCAGGCGCTCGCGCTGGCGAACAAGTACTTTGGCGGATGGGCGATGCACGCTGTCCCGGCTTCGACCCTGCCGCCCGTGCCGCAGTCGCAGCCGAAGAAGGCGTATCTGATCGACCGGCCGGGTTCGGTGCAGACCAACCTCGTCACCGGCAATCTCGGCATCAAGCGTACCGACGCCGATTACATCTCGCTGGTGGTGATGAACCGCATCCTGGGCGCCGGCGCCTCGTCGCGTTTGTTCCTCGAGTTGCGCGAGGAGAAGGGCTACACCTACGGCTCCTACAGCGGCTTCAACGCCAATCTCTATCCCGGCGTGGTCGAGGCGACCAGCGAGCAACGCAACGCCGTCACCAAGGCAGCGATGGACTCGCTGCTCGACGAGCTGCGCAAGATGCGCGAGGAGCCTGTCCCCGCGGCGGAACTCGACGAAAGCAAACGCTCCATCGTGGCCGTCTTCGCGCTCTCGCTCGAGAGTCCCACCAATCTGCTCAACCGCTGGCTCACGGTGAAGTACTACGGCCTGCCGGTCGACTACTGGGACACCTACCCGGCAAAGGTCAACGCCATCACCGCCCAGGACATCGAGCAGACGGCAAAGAAGTACATCGACCTCGACCACCTGCAGATCGTGGTGGTGGGCGATTCGAAACAACCCGGCACGGAAGAGAAGGAGAACGCCAAGACCATCAAGGACGTGGTCTCCGGCTTCGCGCCCACGGAGATGTTCGACGCGGAAGGCAAGCCGATGAAGGCAAAAGCCGCAGCGGCGGAGAAGCCCACCGGCGATTGA
- a CDS encoding insulinase family protein: MRIHRITGLALLLALALAPLGLAQKSGGTTAEKKPAKKADKKTAPATETMPAAAAKPAGIAPLKFSDTKLANGLRVIIAEDHSAPVFGIAITYNVGSRNERPGRTGFAHLFEHMMFEGSENVGKGEHFILIENNGGGMNGTTNEDRTNYYEILPKNQLELALFLEADRMGRLAFTQEKLDNQRKAVQEERRLSYDNEPYGKSGLELDNLAYDNFSYKHSTIGEMSDLNAASLADVEDFFRIYYAPNNAVLTLVGDLDTQQTLTLANKYFGGFKAQTEPPHPNLAEPEHYGERRETIIDPLARLPLILIAYHIPAGNTSDNYAMQVLANILSTGRSSRLYQRLVKEKQLATSISVDPDSRIGPSMLYIQAMPRPGVKPEDLEKAIYDEIAAVQKDGVTAAELDKARTLERRSLIQARQSSLQTAMRLGQYAVYFNDPELINHIYDKFAAVNADQVKAAASKYLVPTERSVVITLPPAKPQAPATAGN, translated from the coding sequence ATGAGAATCCACCGCATCACCGGTCTGGCACTCTTGCTCGCGCTGGCGCTTGCGCCGCTCGGCCTCGCGCAAAAGTCCGGCGGAACGACGGCCGAAAAGAAGCCCGCAAAGAAGGCCGATAAGAAAACGGCGCCGGCCACAGAGACGATGCCCGCCGCCGCCGCCAAGCCCGCCGGCATCGCGCCGCTGAAGTTTTCCGACACCAAGCTGGCCAACGGCTTGCGTGTGATCATCGCCGAAGACCACAGCGCTCCCGTCTTCGGCATCGCCATCACCTACAACGTGGGCTCGCGCAACGAGCGGCCGGGACGCACCGGCTTCGCCCACCTGTTCGAGCACATGATGTTCGAAGGCTCGGAGAACGTGGGCAAGGGCGAGCATTTCATCCTCATCGAGAACAACGGTGGTGGGATGAACGGCACCACCAATGAGGATCGGACCAACTATTACGAGATCCTGCCCAAGAATCAGCTCGAACTCGCGCTCTTCCTCGAGGCCGACCGCATGGGCCGGCTCGCCTTCACGCAGGAAAAGCTCGACAACCAACGCAAGGCGGTGCAAGAAGAGCGGCGCCTCTCTTACGACAATGAGCCTTACGGCAAGTCGGGGCTCGAGCTCGACAACCTTGCCTACGACAACTTCAGCTACAAGCACTCGACCATCGGCGAGATGAGCGACCTCAACGCGGCTTCGCTTGCGGACGTGGAAGACTTCTTCCGCATCTACTACGCGCCCAACAACGCCGTGCTCACTCTGGTGGGGGACCTCGACACGCAGCAGACACTCACGCTGGCGAACAAGTATTTTGGCGGCTTCAAGGCGCAGACGGAACCACCACACCCCAACCTCGCCGAGCCTGAGCATTACGGTGAGCGCCGTGAGACGATCATTGACCCGCTAGCGCGCCTGCCGCTGATCCTGATCGCGTACCACATCCCGGCCGGCAACACGTCCGACAACTACGCCATGCAGGTGCTGGCCAACATCCTCTCTACCGGGCGCAGCTCGCGCCTCTACCAGCGCCTGGTGAAAGAGAAGCAGTTGGCCACCTCTATCAGCGTGGACCCCGATTCGCGCATCGGCCCCAGCATGCTCTACATCCAGGCCATGCCGCGACCCGGCGTGAAGCCCGAAGACCTGGAGAAGGCGATCTACGACGAGATCGCCGCCGTTCAGAAAGACGGCGTCACCGCGGCCGAGCTGGACAAGGCGCGCACCCTCGAGCGCCGCTCGCTCATCCAGGCGCGGCAGTCGTCGCTGCAGACGGCCATGCGCCTCGGCCAGTACGCCGTCTACTTCAACGATCCCGAGCTCATCAACCACATCTACGACAAGTTCGCTGCCGTCAACGCCGACCAGGTGAAAGCCGCCGCGAGCAAGTACCTTGTCCCCACCGAGCGCAGCGTGGTCATCACCCTGCCGCCCGCCAAGCCCCAGGCGCCGGCGACGGCGGGAAACTAA
- a CDS encoding ATP-grasp domain-containing protein: protein MRASAMGKPSEPGTSKLLLLTTTTGYQTRAFVAAAKKLGLAIVFGSDRCDKLDDPWQDQALPLKFHEPEDAAARVAEYARANGVAAIVAIGDRPTPVAARACAALGMPSHPAQAADLCRDKHRSRQRLREAGLLMPRFQRFPLSRFPLPSDTEQIFSSPAFDVGFPCVLKPLALSGSRGVIRADDPEAAVRAFERIRALLKKPDVRVLRDEASDFIQAEEYIPGVEVALEAVMDRGRLHPLALFDKPEPLAGPFFEETIYVTPSRRSPAEQTAIVRTLEKCVAALGLTHGPVHAEFRLNEKGVYPLEIAARSIGGLCARALRFKLPLVEEEMSLEEVVIRLAMGMDTRRVVRETQAAGVMMIPISEGGVFQGVEGLVEARAVAGIDSIEITAQPARKLVPLPEGASYLGFVFAFGKSPEFVESALRQAHGRLTFRVAAEIPVLRG from the coding sequence ATGCGCGCCTCTGCCATGGGCAAACCGAGCGAACCAGGCACATCCAAACTTCTCCTGCTCACCACCACGACCGGCTACCAGACGCGCGCGTTCGTGGCGGCGGCGAAGAAGCTCGGTCTCGCGATCGTGTTCGGCAGCGACCGCTGCGACAAACTCGACGACCCGTGGCAGGATCAGGCCCTGCCGCTGAAGTTCCATGAGCCCGAAGACGCCGCGGCAAGAGTCGCGGAATACGCGCGTGCGAACGGCGTGGCCGCGATCGTTGCCATCGGAGATCGTCCCACGCCGGTGGCCGCACGTGCATGCGCCGCGCTCGGGATGCCATCGCATCCGGCGCAAGCCGCCGACCTCTGCCGCGACAAGCATCGTTCCCGCCAGCGACTGCGCGAGGCCGGCTTGCTCATGCCGCGCTTCCAGCGCTTCCCGCTTTCCCGGTTTCCACTCCCCAGTGACACGGAACAGATCTTTTCGTCGCCGGCATTCGACGTCGGATTCCCGTGCGTGCTCAAGCCGCTCGCGCTTTCCGGCAGCCGCGGCGTGATCCGCGCCGACGATCCAGAAGCCGCGGTGCGCGCCTTCGAGCGCATCCGTGCGCTGCTGAAGAAGCCGGACGTGCGCGTGCTGCGCGATGAGGCCAGCGACTTCATCCAGGCCGAGGAGTACATCCCGGGCGTGGAGGTCGCGCTCGAGGCGGTGATGGATCGCGGACGGCTGCATCCGCTGGCCCTCTTCGATAAGCCGGAGCCGCTCGCCGGCCCGTTCTTCGAAGAGACCATCTACGTCACGCCGTCACGACGCTCGCCGGCCGAGCAGACGGCGATCGTGCGCACGTTGGAAAAATGCGTTGCCGCGCTCGGACTGACCCACGGTCCCGTACACGCCGAATTCCGGCTGAACGAGAAAGGTGTTTATCCGCTCGAGATCGCGGCGCGGTCGATCGGTGGACTGTGCGCGCGCGCGCTGCGCTTCAAGCTGCCGCTGGTGGAAGAGGAGATGTCGCTGGAAGAAGTGGTGATCCGCCTCGCCATGGGCATGGACACACGGCGCGTCGTCCGCGAAACGCAGGCGGCGGGCGTGATGATGATCCCCATCTCCGAGGGCGGCGTGTTCCAAGGCGTGGAAGGACTCGTAGAGGCGCGAGCGGTTGCGGGCATCGACTCGATCGAGATCACCGCGCAGCCCGCACGCAAGCTGGTGCCGCTGCCCGAGGGCGCGAGCTACTTGGGATTCGTCTTTGCGTTTGGAAAGTCGCCGGAGTTTGTGGAGAGCGCGCTGCGCCAAGCGCATGGCAGGCTGACGTTCAGAGTCGCAGCCGAGATCCCGGTGCTGCGCGGCTAG
- a CDS encoding DUF2157 domain-containing protein, whose translation MAIAPKLETKLAEWTAASVIDDATAARIRAFEDARVEPKLRWPIVLAVAFGALLMGAGVLLFVAAHWDELSPAGRFSLVLAMVALFHVAGAFTAEKFEKLAIALHAVGTITLGAGIFLAGQIFNLEEHWPGGVLLWALGAWIAWAIRRDWPQALLAAILTPWWITGEWWVRTQHVAGSDWVAAQFATLLAFTYLSARIAEDSQPVRRALTWLGALALIPATVWLLLSYPNYDFSYRAHNLQTIIIGLVGAIALPIALAYWLRGSAAWMNLVAALWVIGLGAFVFKNRGDNILAYVWEALGAIGLIAWGMKESRRVRINLGVAGFGVTVMGFYFSSVMDKLGRSLSLIILGILFLLGGWLLERTRRRLVASMGVQSMTRREPPREAAL comes from the coding sequence ATGGCGATCGCACCGAAGCTCGAGACGAAGCTCGCCGAGTGGACCGCCGCGTCGGTGATCGACGACGCCACCGCCGCACGCATCCGCGCTTTCGAGGATGCGCGCGTGGAACCCAAGTTGCGCTGGCCCATCGTGCTGGCGGTCGCCTTCGGCGCGCTGCTCATGGGCGCGGGCGTGCTGCTCTTCGTCGCCGCGCACTGGGATGAACTCTCACCTGCGGGACGCTTCTCGCTCGTGCTCGCCATGGTGGCGCTCTTCCATGTAGCCGGCGCGTTCACGGCAGAGAAGTTCGAGAAGCTGGCCATCGCACTGCACGCCGTGGGCACCATCACGCTCGGCGCCGGCATCTTCCTCGCCGGACAGATCTTCAACCTTGAAGAGCACTGGCCGGGCGGCGTGCTGCTGTGGGCGCTGGGCGCGTGGATCGCGTGGGCCATCCGGCGCGACTGGCCGCAGGCGTTGCTCGCCGCCATTCTGACGCCGTGGTGGATCACCGGTGAGTGGTGGGTGCGCACTCAGCATGTGGCCGGCAGCGATTGGGTGGCTGCGCAATTCGCCACGCTGCTCGCCTTCACGTACCTGTCCGCCCGCATCGCGGAAGACTCGCAGCCCGTCCGGCGCGCGCTGACATGGCTGGGCGCGCTCGCGCTCATCCCCGCGACCGTCTGGCTGTTGCTGAGTTATCCCAACTACGACTTCAGCTATCGCGCCCACAACCTTCAAACCATCATCATCGGACTGGTGGGCGCGATCGCGTTGCCCATCGCGCTCGCCTACTGGCTGCGCGGCAGCGCTGCCTGGATGAACCTGGTCGCCGCGCTCTGGGTCATCGGCCTCGGCGCCTTCGTCTTCAAGAACCGCGGCGACAACATCCTCGCGTACGTGTGGGAGGCGCTCGGCGCCATCGGCCTGATCGCCTGGGGGATGAAGGAATCGCGCCGCGTACGCATCAACCTCGGCGTTGCCGGCTTCGGCGTCACGGTGATGGGTTTCTATTTCTCCAGCGTGATGGATAAGCTCGGCCGCTCGCTCTCGCTCATCATCCTCGGCATCCTGTTTCTGCTCGGCGGATGGCTGCTCGAGCGCACCCGCCGGCGCTTAGTCGCCAGCATGGGGGTCCAAAGTATGACGCGAAGGGAGCCGCCGCGTGAAGCCGCTCTATAA